Proteins from a genomic interval of Oceanidesulfovibrio indonesiensis:
- a CDS encoding Hsp20/alpha crystallin family protein: protein MNALTPLAAFDRNLDWMDRFFANTLKPASGTHLRNHAGAFPLELKENDGAYVIYAELPGFKNEDVDVSLEDNVLTIRAEKKHADVAEGERYHFSERGYGEFVRAIRLPKHASGEASARLEDGVLTLTINKAADAKPRKIEIQ from the coding sequence ATGAACGCTCTTACTCCGCTTGCTGCTTTCGATCGGAATCTGGACTGGATGGATCGCTTCTTTGCCAATACCCTGAAGCCGGCATCCGGAACACATCTGCGAAACCATGCTGGCGCGTTCCCCCTGGAACTCAAGGAGAACGACGGTGCGTATGTGATTTACGCCGAGTTGCCCGGCTTCAAGAACGAGGATGTCGACGTGAGCCTCGAGGACAACGTACTCACCATCCGCGCCGAGAAGAAACATGCTGACGTCGCCGAAGGCGAACGCTATCACTTCAGCGAGCGCGGCTACGGCGAGTTCGTTCGGGCCATTCGGCTGCCCAAGCATGCTTCCGGCGAGGCCTCAGCCCGCCTGGAAGACGGCGTCCTCACCCTGACCATCAACAAGGCAGCGGATGCCAAGCCGCGCAAGATTGAAATCCAGTAA